The DNA window ACAGAGAGGGACCCACTGAATTTCCACCTTCTCAAGCTTCCCACCAAGAAATAGATGAATGGGTTGGCGGCACTGTTGAGCGAGGAGgtcaaaaatatcacaaaaaaaaaaaaatacatgaagaAATATGATGATACAACCTGAAAGTATATTAGAAGACCCAAAAGTCGCGCAGGCACAACAGAAATTAGGAAAACCACAACCGAGGCTATTATGGCAATGTAGAGCCTCGACGGCTGGCATTGGACTGAGATCTTTTGGATGGTAATGAAAAGGATGAGACTGGACAGGATCATGACCAAAATCACCGCCAGGAACAATGTGGAGGTGACTAGGTAAACTGTTGTACAAGGTTCAGACCCGGGCTTTGGGTATTCTACACCCTTACAGATGAAACGTTCCAACCCAGTCACGAGACAGGAGAGCGCCCACAGCAAGATACACACAATGGTAGATTGGTATTTTGGACGTCGGCATCGGAACCAGATTGGATGAAGGGCACACAGACACCTCTCAACGCTGACTGCCATCAAGAGAGGTATTCCCACGTTGAATCCAAGTTCGTTGAGGAACCACAACACATTCATAACAATTTTATCCTGCGCAACTGGCAACCGGTGTCCCAGACGTGTACAGAGGATGTAAATGAGGATGGCCCACACACTAGTAAGGAAGAGGAAGTCAGCTACGGCCAGGTTCAAGATGTAGACCGTGAATTTGTTCTTCGGAATTCTGAAGCCAAGGAACCAGATGACAACGCCGTTCCCGAGCAAGCCGCAGAAAGCGATGAGCAGACAAATGGAGGACAGGCCAGATAGGATTTCAGTTCTGGGCACAGCAAGGCTGCTTCCATTTGTCCCATTTAACACTTCTCCTTGTGTAACATTTGAGGGGGCAGTGGTCATCCCTTCCATGACAGGAGTGACCTCAGGCGAAGCTTTCCTTCCTGGTCTTTGTCCTGTCAAGAATGTGAGTTAGAACATAATTAGACTTATTGGAGTGATTTATACACTTGGGTGGTCTATAAactgttttacttttgtgattatgataaacataccgagggcctcaaaataggacctggcgggctgcatgtggcccccagtccacgagtttgagaccactggtgtagaccaTAACAAACTAGACATAGGATAGGTTAGAAAACAAGGGGAaaaggggggagaactac is part of the Geotrypetes seraphini chromosome 14, aGeoSer1.1, whole genome shotgun sequence genome and encodes:
- the LOC117348120 gene encoding mas-related G-protein coupled receptor member H-like; translation: MEGMTTAPSNVTQGEVLNGTNGSSLAVPRTEILSGLSSICLLIAFCGLLGNGVVIWFLGFRIPKNKFTVYILNLAVADFLFLTSVWAILIYILCTRLGHRLPVAQDKIVMNVLWFLNELGFNVGIPLLMAVSVERCLCALHPIWFRCRRPKYQSTIVCILLWALSCLVTGLERFICKGVEYPKPGSEPCTTVYLVTSTLFLAVILVMILSSLILFITIQKISVQCQPSRLYIAIIASVVVFLISVVPARLLGLLIYFQVVSSYFFMYFFFFVIFLTSSLNSAANPFIYFLVGSLRRWKFSGSLSVALQRVFNDETNIRTTVGNYRDHT